Proteins encoded in a region of the Diabrotica virgifera virgifera chromosome 4, PGI_DIABVI_V3a genome:
- the LOC126883843 gene encoding uncharacterized protein LOC126883843, whose protein sequence is MTDANTSANTSASVDRISVKIPPFWPNDPEIWFLQVENQFTLANITSDATKFNYIVANLDTAYILEVRDIIVSPPATERYEKLKSELIKRLSASQQQKIKRLLEHEELGDRRPSQFLRHLQSLAGTTVPENIVRSLWLGRLPASTQAILATQAKASLDAVAELADTISEAIAPRAQISEASNALESTIEKLTAELAEMKIQLSSLSNAQAQANTYRRNRSNSRGRPYPRDRSYSRERNSDICWYHYRFGDQAQKCSPPCKHQGNVAGSR, encoded by the coding sequence ATGACGGACGCTAACACCAGTGCCAATACCAGTGCCTCAGTGGATCGGATTTCAGTTAAAATCCCACCTTTCTGGCCCAACGATCCTGAAATATGGTTCCTGCAAGTAGAAAACCAATTTACACTGGCAAATATAACAAGTGATGCAACCAAATTCAACTATATAGTTGCCAATTTAGACACAGCCTACATATTAGAAGTTAGGGACATCATTGTTTCACCACCAGCCACAGAGAggtatgaaaaattaaaatcagaATTAATTAAGAGACTTAGTGCATCACAGcaacaaaagattaaaagacTACTCGAGCATGAAGAACTGGGCGATCGAAGACCTTCGCAGTTCTTAAGACATTTACAGTCTTTAGCAGGCACAACGGTACCAGAAAATATTGTAAGGTCTCTGTGGTTAGGTAGACTGCCAGCGTCTACACAGGCTATTTTAGCTACTCAAGCTAAAGCTAGTTTGGACGCAGTTGCCGAGCTAGCTGACACAATATCTGAAGCGATAGCTCCTAGGGCCCAAATTTCAGAAGCTTCTAACGCTCTTGAAAGTACCATAGAGAAATTGACAGCCGAATTAGCTGAAATGAAAATCCAGCTATCCAGCTTGTCAAATGCTCAAGCACAAGCTAACACATACCGTCGAAACCGCAGCAACTCAAGAGGCAGACCTTATCCTAGAGACAGGAGCTACAGCAGGGAACGTAATAGTGACATTTGTTGGTACCACTACCGTTTTGGTGACCAGGCTCAAAAGTGCTCTCCTCCGTGCAAGCACCAGGGAAACGTCGCGGGCAGTCGGTAG